From the Manis javanica isolate MJ-LG chromosome 13, MJ_LKY, whole genome shotgun sequence genome, one window contains:
- the UBXN6 gene encoding UBX domain-containing protein 6 isoform X1, whose amino-acid sequence MGGFRVLGRGGERAEKVPEKAAPRCGGIRATRAGTLSPDKEKIPKEKASQLAHQQPRQGPTDEAQMAAAAALARLEHKQPRARGPTSQDSIRNQVRKELQAEAAVSGILEAPGTSVVPEPNEEGPAHLEVPGVCFTCPLTGATLRKEQRDACIKEAILSHFSTDPVAASIMKIHTFNKDRDRVKLGVDTIAKYLDNICLHPEEEKYRKIKLQNKVFQERINCLEGTHEFFEAIGFQKALLPVPDQEGPEEFYVLSEAALAQPQSLERHKEQLQSAEPVRASLARQRRLFRPSPLASQFDLPRDFFNLTAEEVKREQRLRSEAVERLSVLRTKAMREREEQREMRKYTYTLLRVRFPDGCLLQGTFYARERVAALYGFVREALQNDWLPFELLASGGQKLSEDENLAFNECGLVPSALLTFSWDVAVLEDIKAAGTNPDSSILKPELFSAMEKLS is encoded by the exons ATGGGGGGCTTCAGGGTGTTAGGGAGAGGTGGGGAGCGGGCAGAGAAGGTTCCTGAAAAGGCTGCACCTAGATGCGGGGGAATCCGGGCTACCAGAGCAGGGACGCTGAGCCCGGATAA GGAGAAAATCCCCAAAGAAAAAGCCAGCCAGCTGGCACACCAGCAGCCTCGCCAGGGACCCACCGATGAGGCGCAGATGGCGGCTGCAGCAGCGCTGGCCCGGCTGGAGCACAAGCAGCCCAGGGCCCGGGGCCCCACATCACAGGACTCCATCCGGAACCAGG TGAGAAAGGAACTTCAAGCTGAAGCGGCTGTCAGCGGGATCCTGGAAGCCCCAGGGACCAGCGTG GTACCTGAGCCTAACGAGGAAGGCCCGGCCCACTTGGAGGTGCCTGGAGTGTGCTTCACCTGCCCACTCACAGGGGCCACCCTGAGGAAGGAGCAGCGGGATGCCTGCATCAAAGAGGCCATCCTCTCG CACTTTTCCACTGACCCCGTGGCTGCCTCCATCATGAAGATCCACACGTTCAACAAAGACCGTGACAGGGTGAAGCTGGGTGTGGACACCATTGCCAA GTACCTGGACAACATCTGCCTGCATCCTGAGGAGGAGAAGTACCGGAAGATCAAGCTGCAGAACAAGGTGTTCCAG GAGCGCATTAACTGCCTGGAAGGGACCCATGAGTTTTTTGAGGCCATCGGCTTCCAAAAGGCACTGCTTCCGGTTCCTGACCAGG AGGGCCCTGAGGAGTTCTACGTGCTGAGCGAGGCCGCGctggcccagccccagagcctggAGAGGCACAAGGAGCAGCTGCAGAGCGCCGAGCCCGTGCGGGCCTCCCTGGCCCGCCAGCGCCGGCTCTTCCGGCCTTCGCCTCTGGCCTCCCAGTTCGACCTGCCCAGGGACTTCTTCAACCTCACGGCGGAGGAGGTCAAGCGGGAGCAGAGGCTCAGGTCCGAGGCTGTGGAGCGGCTGAGCGTGCTGCGGACCAAGGCcatgagggagagggaggagcagCGGGAGATGCGCAAATACACCTACACGCTGCTGCGGGTCCGCTTCCCGGATGGCTGCCTCCTGCAGG GGACCTTCTACGCCCGAGAGCGGGTTGCGGCACTCTACGGGTTTGTGCGGGAGGCCTTGCAGAATGACTGGCTCCCTTTTGAGCTGCTGGCCTCGGGCGGGCAGAAGTTGTCAGAGGATGAGAACTTGGCCTTCAACGAGTGTGGGCTG GTGCCCTCAGCCCTCCTGACGTTCTCGTGGGATGTAGCAGTGCTCGAGGACATCAAGGCCGCGGGGACGAACCCAGACTCATCTATCCTGAAACCTGAGCTCTTTTCGGCCATGGAAAAGCTCTCATGA
- the UBXN6 gene encoding UBX domain-containing protein 6 isoform X2, producing the protein MKKFFQEIKADIKFKSAGPGQRLTESVGEKIPKEKASQLAHQQPRQGPTDEAQMAAAAALARLEHKQPRARGPTSQDSIRNQVRKELQAEAAVSGILEAPGTSVVPEPNEEGPAHLEVPGVCFTCPLTGATLRKEQRDACIKEAILSHFSTDPVAASIMKIHTFNKDRDRVKLGVDTIAKYLDNICLHPEEEKYRKIKLQNKVFQERINCLEGTHEFFEAIGFQKALLPVPDQEGPEEFYVLSEAALAQPQSLERHKEQLQSAEPVRASLARQRRLFRPSPLASQFDLPRDFFNLTAEEVKREQRLRSEAVERLSVLRTKAMREREEQREMRKYTYTLLRVRFPDGCLLQGTFYARERVAALYGFVREALQNDWLPFELLASGGQKLSEDENLAFNECGLVPSALLTFSWDVAVLEDIKAAGTNPDSSILKPELFSAMEKLS; encoded by the exons ATGAAGAAATTCTTCCAGGAGATCAAGGCCGATATCAAGTTCAAGAGCGCGGGTCCCGGTCAGAGGCTCACGGAGTCGGTGGG GGAGAAAATCCCCAAAGAAAAAGCCAGCCAGCTGGCACACCAGCAGCCTCGCCAGGGACCCACCGATGAGGCGCAGATGGCGGCTGCAGCAGCGCTGGCCCGGCTGGAGCACAAGCAGCCCAGGGCCCGGGGCCCCACATCACAGGACTCCATCCGGAACCAGG TGAGAAAGGAACTTCAAGCTGAAGCGGCTGTCAGCGGGATCCTGGAAGCCCCAGGGACCAGCGTG GTACCTGAGCCTAACGAGGAAGGCCCGGCCCACTTGGAGGTGCCTGGAGTGTGCTTCACCTGCCCACTCACAGGGGCCACCCTGAGGAAGGAGCAGCGGGATGCCTGCATCAAAGAGGCCATCCTCTCG CACTTTTCCACTGACCCCGTGGCTGCCTCCATCATGAAGATCCACACGTTCAACAAAGACCGTGACAGGGTGAAGCTGGGTGTGGACACCATTGCCAA GTACCTGGACAACATCTGCCTGCATCCTGAGGAGGAGAAGTACCGGAAGATCAAGCTGCAGAACAAGGTGTTCCAG GAGCGCATTAACTGCCTGGAAGGGACCCATGAGTTTTTTGAGGCCATCGGCTTCCAAAAGGCACTGCTTCCGGTTCCTGACCAGG AGGGCCCTGAGGAGTTCTACGTGCTGAGCGAGGCCGCGctggcccagccccagagcctggAGAGGCACAAGGAGCAGCTGCAGAGCGCCGAGCCCGTGCGGGCCTCCCTGGCCCGCCAGCGCCGGCTCTTCCGGCCTTCGCCTCTGGCCTCCCAGTTCGACCTGCCCAGGGACTTCTTCAACCTCACGGCGGAGGAGGTCAAGCGGGAGCAGAGGCTCAGGTCCGAGGCTGTGGAGCGGCTGAGCGTGCTGCGGACCAAGGCcatgagggagagggaggagcagCGGGAGATGCGCAAATACACCTACACGCTGCTGCGGGTCCGCTTCCCGGATGGCTGCCTCCTGCAGG GGACCTTCTACGCCCGAGAGCGGGTTGCGGCACTCTACGGGTTTGTGCGGGAGGCCTTGCAGAATGACTGGCTCCCTTTTGAGCTGCTGGCCTCGGGCGGGCAGAAGTTGTCAGAGGATGAGAACTTGGCCTTCAACGAGTGTGGGCTG GTGCCCTCAGCCCTCCTGACGTTCTCGTGGGATGTAGCAGTGCTCGAGGACATCAAGGCCGCGGGGACGAACCCAGACTCATCTATCCTGAAACCTGAGCTCTTTTCGGCCATGGAAAAGCTCTCATGA